A genomic window from Erythrobacter sp. BLCC-B19 includes:
- a CDS encoding alpha/beta hydrolase, whose protein sequence is MRPELAEIFAHLRQQPDAGVDPIAAMRSMVEGYAMGCAGEGMATCRMVPTRIGDLAAEWLVPPAPGDGRIVYCHGGGWVAGSLNSHRTLAAELAHLSGFPVLVPDYRLAPEHPFPAGLIDCAQALAHAAQHGPDGPGACGALALAGDSAGGNLAAALALGLAPMADVPRPDRLVLFSPFLALEPLEAGFSRPADDPAVEGDGMALVATLYAPDHNLSDPAISPLRAEDSALAQLPPTLILASTAETLRGQALVFAQRAWGQGATVRLSLWPDLPHVWPIFMGKLPEADLALREAAAFLRGQSRA, encoded by the coding sequence ATGCGCCCCGAACTGGCAGAGATTTTCGCGCACCTGCGTCAGCAACCGGATGCGGGCGTCGACCCCATCGCCGCAATGCGCAGCATGGTTGAGGGTTACGCGATGGGTTGCGCCGGAGAAGGCATGGCCACCTGCCGCATGGTTCCGACCCGGATTGGCGACCTTGCGGCCGAGTGGCTGGTTCCGCCTGCGCCCGGCGATGGGCGGATCGTCTATTGCCATGGCGGCGGATGGGTGGCGGGTTCGCTGAACAGTCACCGCACGCTCGCCGCCGAACTCGCCCATCTCAGCGGGTTTCCCGTGCTGGTGCCCGACTACCGCCTCGCGCCCGAACATCCCTTCCCTGCCGGTTTGATCGATTGCGCGCAGGCGCTGGCCCATGCGGCCCAGCACGGCCCGGACGGGCCAGGCGCGTGCGGAGCGCTTGCGCTGGCCGGGGATTCGGCAGGCGGCAATCTCGCGGCGGCGCTCGCCCTTGGCCTTGCCCCGATGGCCGACGTCCCGCGCCCGGATCGGCTGGTGCTGTTCAGCCCCTTCCTCGCCCTTGAGCCGCTGGAGGCAGGTTTCAGCCGCCCGGCGGACGATCCGGCCGTGGAGGGCGATGGGATGGCGTTGGTGGCCACGCTCTATGCCCCCGATCACAACCTGTCCGACCCCGCAATCAGCCCGCTTCGGGCAGAGGATTCCGCCCTCGCCCAACTGCCGCCGACGCTGATTCTGGCCAGCACGGCCGAAACCTTGCGCGGGCAAGCGCTGGTCTTTGCGCAGAGAGCCTGGGGGCAAGGCGCGACGGTGCGCCTGTCGCTGTGGCCCGATCTGCCGCACGTCTGGCCGATCTTCATGGGCAAGCTGCCCGAGGCCGACCTCGCGCTCCGCGAAGCCGCCGCCTTCCTGCGCGGTCAATCGCGAGCATAG
- a CDS encoding TonB-dependent receptor produces the protein MRRTIFGSAASVLALVAASGAAAQDASEGADSAAQAEPDEIIVTAERRSTSVQDTPLALSVLDGEALRQGGNQGLTELAQKVPSLSFAQSFGIAQIFIRGVGNNFFSPGGDPGVATYADGVYLSDQEATAVAFLDLERIEVLRGPQGALYGRNATGGAVNLVSAAPTDSFEGRVGVQLGDFGRVQGEAVLSGPLGGGVTARASVQYRRLGGFTRNELADTAGARERGDGEDSLAGRLQLAVPVGAGRLLLTATGYTQNDSGPALKILADPFPHPAELLFGVRPSADPRSFKSQGAENRREVWSVTGRLEQPVGGAELVVIADTRGSDRLITYDQDGTERSVSTTTLDTDSTQSSLEAYVQGTSGGLDWLAGATWLRFRQSRATLVDGVLPAAFLNPALPVTQPFPFAFAGGGTVTTEALAAYADGKLALSDTVALRLGGRYSDDDKRAREFLTFLAPTITGQQRDGWGEWSGKAGVDFTPSDDVLLYASVARGFKSGALNVGAFTPAVDPEINVTIEAGARLSGPGWTFNLTGYSSDYDDLQIVQVGPLSQILANAASAQIKGIELEASVKPAPGLTLGLSGSWMDAEFGSFISTDQRRGFQPFDVSGNRLPLTSRWQGTVSARYRADLAGGSQLDFNGAMQWRSEYFFTEFNTADARQGGFARFDLGAVWTSPDGGWAVNVFARNLTDRRVLSSLAVVSPLLGSVRVASLEPPRHFGIGIERRF, from the coding sequence ATGCGCAGAACAATCTTCGGGAGTGCGGCGTCGGTGCTGGCGCTGGTCGCAGCGTCAGGTGCCGCGGCTCAGGATGCCAGCGAGGGAGCCGACAGTGCCGCGCAGGCCGAGCCGGACGAAATCATCGTCACCGCTGAGCGGCGCAGCACCAGCGTGCAGGACACGCCGCTTGCGCTCTCGGTGCTGGATGGCGAGGCGTTGCGGCAGGGCGGCAATCAAGGCCTTACGGAACTCGCCCAGAAGGTGCCAAGCCTCAGCTTTGCACAGAGCTTCGGTATCGCGCAGATCTTCATCCGCGGGGTTGGCAACAACTTCTTCTCGCCCGGCGGCGATCCGGGCGTGGCGACCTATGCCGACGGGGTGTATCTGTCCGATCAGGAAGCGACCGCGGTGGCGTTTCTCGATCTGGAGCGGATCGAGGTGCTGCGCGGGCCGCAGGGCGCGCTCTATGGGCGCAATGCGACGGGCGGCGCCGTGAACCTCGTCTCGGCCGCGCCGACCGACAGCTTCGAGGGCCGCGTCGGCGTGCAATTGGGCGATTTCGGGCGGGTTCAGGGCGAAGCGGTGCTCTCCGGCCCGCTCGGCGGCGGGGTCACTGCAAGGGCGAGCGTTCAGTATCGGCGGCTCGGCGGCTTCACCCGCAACGAACTGGCCGATACCGCCGGCGCACGCGAACGGGGCGATGGTGAGGACAGCCTCGCAGGCCGCTTGCAACTCGCCGTCCCGGTTGGCGCAGGCCGCCTGCTGCTGACCGCCACCGGCTATACCCAGAACGATTCAGGCCCAGCGCTCAAGATCCTCGCCGATCCCTTCCCGCACCCGGCCGAGCTGCTGTTCGGCGTGCGCCCTTCCGCCGATCCGCGCAGCTTCAAGAGCCAGGGCGCGGAGAACCGGCGCGAGGTGTGGTCGGTGACCGGACGGCTCGAACAGCCGGTCGGTGGGGCCGAATTGGTGGTCATCGCCGACACGCGCGGGTCGGACAGGTTGATCACCTATGATCAGGACGGCACCGAGCGCAGCGTCAGCACCACCACGCTCGACACCGACAGCACCCAATCGAGCCTTGAGGCCTATGTGCAGGGCACCAGTGGCGGGCTCGACTGGCTGGCCGGGGCGACCTGGCTGCGCTTCCGCCAGTCCCGCGCGACGCTGGTCGATGGGGTCTTGCCGGCCGCCTTCCTCAACCCGGCATTGCCCGTCACCCAGCCCTTCCCCTTCGCCTTTGCAGGCGGCGGCACCGTCACCACCGAGGCGCTCGCCGCCTATGCCGACGGCAAGCTGGCACTGTCCGACACGGTCGCACTGCGGCTCGGCGGGCGGTATAGCGACGATGACAAGCGGGCGCGCGAGTTCCTGACCTTTCTTGCGCCCACCATCACCGGCCAGCAGCGCGATGGCTGGGGCGAGTGGTCGGGCAAGGCGGGGGTCGATTTCACGCCGTCCGATGACGTGCTGCTCTATGCCTCGGTCGCACGCGGGTTCAAATCAGGCGCGCTCAATGTCGGCGCCTTTACCCCGGCGGTCGACCCGGAGATCAACGTCACCATCGAGGCCGGCGCACGGCTTTCCGGGCCGGGATGGACGTTCAACCTCACCGGATACAGTTCCGATTATGACGATCTTCAGATCGTGCAGGTCGGGCCGCTCAGCCAGATCCTCGCCAATGCCGCCTCGGCGCAGATTAAGGGAATCGAGCTTGAGGCGAGCGTCAAGCCTGCGCCCGGCCTGACGCTGGGCCTGTCGGGCAGCTGGATGGATGCCGAATTCGGCAGCTTCATCTCCACCGACCAGCGGCGCGGGTTCCAGCCCTTTGATGTGTCGGGCAACCGCCTCCCCCTCACCTCGCGCTGGCAGGGCACGGTCTCGGCCCGGTATCGCGCCGATCTGGCGGGCGGGAGCCAGCTCGATTTCAACGGGGCGATGCAGTGGCGCTCGGAATACTTCTTCACCGAATTCAACACCGCCGATGCGCGGCAGGGCGGCTTTGCGCGGTTCGATCTGGGCGCGGTGTGGACCAGCCCGGACGGCGGCTGGGCGGTCAATGTCTTCGCCCGCAACCTGACCGACCGGCGGGTGCTGTCCAGCCTCGCGGTGGTCTCGCCGCTGCTCGGATCGGTGCGGGTTGCCTCGCTTGAGCCGCCGCGCCATTTCGGCATCGGCATCGAGCGGCGGTTCTGA
- a CDS encoding AraC family transcriptional regulator, whose protein sequence is MSAQIPFAFLATLLGDVRARAMLLAAGLPDDGTPIGHLDFWRLLRNNIDQTGDERHALGPDTVPDGSFELLLAAMRLGQDLGEGLVRLAAASRIVWPDLPLAVRRGHDLRLRVPGTADVPIQRRLYVEMVVVVLHTACCWMAGQKLQPRRLIAPRDDAPGSGAMFALLGCPVVRRGQDIELVYPASAADLTIVADRFELWPNLLFETYRQITAEPLAHTSTAEQVLDLLWQAPLDQPTLAAAMGVSVATLRRRLAEEGHSYRGLISHVRQQQTLAALKASIGLEDLAEGLGYSEARSLRRATRRWFGAPPSELRKPRQI, encoded by the coding sequence ATGAGTGCGCAGATCCCCTTCGCCTTTCTTGCGACCCTGCTCGGCGATGTCCGGGCGCGTGCGATGCTGCTCGCGGCCGGACTGCCCGATGACGGCACACCGATCGGGCATCTCGATTTCTGGCGGCTGCTGCGCAACAATATCGATCAGACCGGCGACGAACGGCACGCGCTCGGGCCGGATACCGTGCCTGACGGCAGCTTCGAACTCCTGCTCGCAGCGATGCGACTGGGGCAGGATCTGGGCGAGGGGCTTGTGCGACTGGCGGCGGCCTCGCGGATCGTCTGGCCCGATCTGCCACTCGCCGTGCGGCGCGGCCATGACCTTCGTCTGCGTGTGCCCGGCACGGCCGATGTGCCGATCCAGCGGCGGCTTTATGTCGAAATGGTGGTGGTGGTGCTCCACACCGCGTGCTGCTGGATGGCAGGGCAGAAGCTCCAGCCGCGCCGCCTGATCGCGCCGCGCGACGATGCGCCGGGGAGTGGCGCGATGTTTGCGCTGCTGGGCTGCCCGGTGGTTCGGCGCGGGCAGGATATCGAGCTGGTCTACCCTGCCAGCGCGGCGGATCTCACGATCGTCGCCGATCGGTTCGAGCTTTGGCCCAATCTGCTGTTCGAGACCTATCGTCAGATTACCGCCGAGCCGCTGGCACACACCAGCACGGCCGAACAGGTGCTTGATCTCTTGTGGCAGGCTCCGCTCGACCAGCCGACGCTGGCGGCGGCGATGGGCGTTTCGGTCGCCACCTTGCGCCGCCGCCTCGCCGAGGAAGGGCACTCCTATCGCGGGCTGATCAGCCATGTTCGCCAGCAACAGACCCTCGCCGCCCTGAAGGCCTCGATTGGCCTTGAAGACCTCGCCGAGGGGCTGGGCTATTCCGAAGCCCGCAGTCTGCGCCGTGCCACCCGCCGCTGGTTCGGTGCCCCGCCGAGCGAACTGCGCAAGCCGCGTCAGATCTGA
- the rodA gene encoding rod shape-determining protein RodA, protein MSTLTTRTGIVPEPIARQPWEMLIPLLLLTAFGGLVLYSAGGGAMQPFALSHFIRFGVFAVMTAIIASLPRDAVRLLTYPSYLAVLLLLLAVEIVGQVGGGSQRWLEAGPIRIQPSELMKPAVVLAMARFYETLPSGMIGSWRSVVPAGGLIVLPISLVLLQPDLGTSVAIAFGGVVVMFLAGLPLWWFLLAGGAGVAAMPLVYFFALHDYQRARVTTFLDPESDPLGAGYHIAQSKIAIGSGGIFGKGFNNGTQSHLDYLPEPHTDFVFATMAEEWGLVGGLFVLAMYTLILKWGWKVASESQDRFCALLAAGATATIFFYIAINLLMVMGMAPAKGIPLPWMSHGGSSMMTNMICIGLLMMVNRWNREAPRRGLAL, encoded by the coding sequence ATGAGCACGCTGACCACTCGCACCGGTATCGTGCCCGAACCGATCGCCCGCCAGCCCTGGGAAATGCTGATCCCGCTGCTGCTGCTGACCGCTTTTGGCGGACTGGTGCTCTATTCCGCCGGCGGCGGGGCGATGCAGCCCTTTGCGCTGTCGCACTTCATCCGCTTCGGCGTGTTCGCCGTGATGACGGCGATCATTGCCTCGCTGCCGCGCGATGCCGTCCGGCTGCTGACCTATCCGTCCTATCTCGCGGTGCTGCTGTTGCTGCTCGCGGTCGAGATCGTCGGTCAGGTTGGCGGCGGGAGCCAGCGCTGGCTCGAAGCCGGGCCAATCCGCATCCAGCCTTCGGAACTGATGAAGCCGGCCGTGGTGCTGGCCATGGCGCGGTTCTATGAGACGCTGCCGTCAGGCATGATCGGGAGCTGGCGCTCGGTGGTGCCTGCCGGCGGCCTGATTGTCCTGCCGATCTCGCTGGTGCTGCTGCAGCCCGATCTCGGCACGTCGGTCGCGATTGCCTTTGGCGGCGTGGTGGTCATGTTCCTGGCGGGCCTGCCCTTGTGGTGGTTTCTGCTGGCAGGCGGCGCTGGCGTTGCTGCGATGCCATTGGTCTATTTCTTTGCGCTCCACGATTACCAGCGCGCGCGCGTGACGACCTTCCTCGACCCGGAAAGCGACCCGCTCGGCGCGGGCTATCACATCGCGCAATCCAAGATCGCGATCGGATCCGGGGGCATTTTCGGCAAGGGCTTCAATAACGGCACGCAAAGCCATCTCGATTATCTGCCCGAACCGCACACCGACTTCGTCTTTGCCACGATGGCAGAGGAATGGGGTCTGGTCGGCGGGTTGTTCGTGCTCGCGATGTACACCTTGATCCTCAAGTGGGGCTGGAAGGTCGCGAGCGAATCGCAGGATCGTTTCTGCGCGCTGCTGGCGGCAGGGGCGACGGCGACGATCTTCTTTTACATTGCCATCAATCTGCTGATGGTGATGGGCATGGCCCCGGCCAAGGGCATTCCCCTGCCCTGGATGAGCCACGGGGGCTCGTCGATGATGACGAACATGATCTGCATCGGGCTGTTGATGATGGTCAACCGCTGGAACCGCGAAGCCCCGCGCCGTGGTCTGGCCTTGTGA